The following nucleotide sequence is from Synchiropus splendidus isolate RoL2022-P1 chromosome 14, RoL_Sspl_1.0, whole genome shotgun sequence.
ACTATTAAGCACTCTCATTTGCAACCCACATTAGGTTCCTGACATCTGCACCCAAAGTCTTGGCATCTGTCTATGATAGTCTTGGCACTCAGCTTCCTGAAGTGCTGGCAGCAGTTCTTCCAGCTGATTTTTTTAGTGACGACTCCGTTAGCAAAGATATCACTTCTCCGGCAGCCTCTGCCCCACCCCTCTCTACACAGAGCAGTGATTGTCTGCTGGACCTGAGGAAACGTTCGACTGACAAGAGGAGGTTAGAGGAAATCCatagaatggatggatggatgcatgaatgaatatatgtatatttatttcaatctcttcTGATACATATAATTGTATTTGACATTTGACTGACACCTCCGTGTATTATATAACATTGTGTTTGATACATTATATGTGTGGGAATGATAACATTTCTTCTTGCTTGACTTAATTATGAGCAATTCTTAACCTCACACACTTCCTTGTAGTAGCTGTTAAGACCCGAGTTTTACTTGAGGAGCAATTATTGAACTTTGTCTTGTAAGGAAAGTTTTGTTAATTACTAATATATGTCAGATTTCAATGTAATACTGTACATATTTTAAGTACACcagattcattctcaaaacttgaaCTGAATGTTCTTGCAGAATGTAGTTTTTGCAcaaagtcttttgtttttgtatgtgCTTGtgttctttccttcttttctcactgaaatggcacTAATGTTGTTGTCACTACAAGATGGTGCGGGCAGTGTCCCTGAATGTGGTTAGTTGATCaatatttaagaaaacaaagttCCCtggcagtgaaagacaaaaatgttttctgcactTATGTGGACCGAGTGGTCCATCAAAAgttcctctttgttttttccccccttaaGTGTAAGGCTCGGCTGTGTCAGTCTAGTTAGTCTTGATGTAAAACCAGTAAACTTAAAActcaaatgtttaaaacttaaatatttatttttatctttccaCAGGAGTGGAATGCTAACTCGCCATCGCAGCACAACCGAATCTTGTCAGAGGATGCGTCAAATTGAGATAGCCAAAAAAGCAAAAGTTGTAAGAATATTTCAGAATAATCAGTACCAACAACTTCATATATGGCAGACATTGTTAatgatcaaatgtttttttttttttttttgtccaaggTCGTTCTCAATTTGGAAAAGCCCATGGTTGAACCTCAGACGCAAGCCACAGGTACATTTGGCatgcgtgcatgtgtgtctgtgcatgagCTTCCGGGGCAGAGCTATGTACTTCGTTTTATTACACTAGTTCCCGCCATTTTGCTGTGGTTCACCATTTAAATAACTTGATCAGATTTTATGAATTACTTGGTGTTTGCCATGTCCAAAAATAGTTATgcttttttgacaaatgttgcGTAAGGCTATTGTACAAAGAGAAAAGTTACTCATGCCAGCTGACCAACAATTTGATCTCAAAACGTCCTGTCCAATTATTGCCATTTCACTGATGTTGGTTTTATGTAACAGGTTCTAGAACTGAACGGCCCGTCCCAGAACAGCCCTCTCTGGCCTATCCTGGCCCCATTTGcctttttatttaaactttttcATGGGCCCTGGTAAATTTTAggcatgctctttttttttgccctcgCACTTTAGGAGAGGcttccttatttttttttgtgtaaaaatGTGATTTCCTTTCTCGtttttttggatgaaatttCTCTTCCATGTAGTGCCACTGCGGACAGCATGAATTGTAGAGGGGGTTTATTCAAGAAATGTCTTTTTATCGTCACCTGTCAGATGGACACCGCTTAATGTAATAATTACATTAATCTGAGGTTGAACTCTTGTTGATTAGAATTTTGTAGTCTTAAGTTTGGCTTTCCTCCAAAGATTTTATTTGGACTATCTTCATTTTTGCAACGTGGGTTTGCATGAATCTGTTTTGTAAACACTAGAGGCTcgattaaaaaattaatctaattattttgttatataattttttaattaattaatctcaattaagtttaatggtaaaagaatatttgccacaagaagccacatatttcaacatgaatgaatttggtataatGCTGAATCAAATcagatggacccatacatacatttaaacaacaaaatattgtttattttgcatcagtttgataataaaacacaatggtGGCTTTactcaagtttttatataaccttatttaaagtaaagctcTTTCAGTCATACTACAGATTAAATGGCTAAAAGTTAAAGTGCCATTTCAATTACTTTCCAGAACAGCcctcattttaaatgttaaataaattcCACATAAGGTGGCATTTCTACCAGGACTTGAAGCTCCAGTGGTTTCAGTGGTCGCTGCAACATGTTTCACATTCAGGTGGTATTGTAGACTTGATGTGCTTCGGTGGTATGCAAATTCCTATGTCCACAATTTGCACAGAATCACGTTCTTATCAAGGCTTCCATCAGGCAGTTTCttaaaaatgaaacttgccCTCTAGAAGTCCAAGTAACTTATTCTCAGCcgtttcctccatgtttgttgttgttatcatcctagctgcgacatgtcttgtgcatcaatgtgatcagtggacctgcacttacaaaggttccctgttgtctggagagcaaactgttatatTAACTTAAATGGTTAAATATTTTAACccgtttttttgttgtgattaATCAATCGTAATTAActggttaaagtcccaccacttgtaaaaacatttttttgtgtttgtaaatTAACAAATCTTTTTTGGCCCACATTTGTGGGAGTTATTTGTAGTGCATCAACTCAGAAAATGTTGATTCTGAAAGGAAACTACAGGTTTTCTTAAAGTCTAGTCCGGTGTATTCATTTATGCTGTGCACTGGACAACTCTACCATTGGCTGGTGATATATGGTATTGTAATTCATATAGGCATAAGCATAAACCTCCCCTATATTTATGGGCGGTTATGAATACCAGGCCTTGTTAATGCATTGAAAGACTATTAATATGTGGGCTGCAATTTAATGGGCAGTATTTTAGCGTGTGCACATCATGTTTAAATCTACGAGTGTGTTACTTAGATTCACAGAAGATTCACAGAATATATACGATGTGAATTAAactgactccaaaacaaatgaatccaTGCCGCCGCATCCATCTCATCAAACCGccactgctgcttcctgtcaCGCCTCGCTCCAACTGTTGTGATTCCTCACGGTTCGGTAGCCGCGCTTAAATTACTTTAATTGCTTAACGGAGAGAGTCCCTCCTCTGTTGACCTATCAGCTTGCAGCAACGtcacaaaataattcaaaaaacTATATTAGCAGTGCTTTCAGTTTTTACCTTTGTTTATATTCATCACTTATAGTGGAATGCTGTCCAAACATCATTACAAAGGATAGATATGTAAAATTCCTATTGCTAATaaattaaaggaaaaaaagttctgaattaCTATACTGAATACTGAATTTCTTTCATACTCTCTTGCCCTTAGAAGTTACAAAGGTGAGACGAAATCTGTTCAATCAGGAGTCGAGTTCACTATCCAAGGTAACGAAACTGCAAAGGAGCTCGTCGGTTTCAGCTGTGGAAGGACTGAAACGCAAGCGATCTAATGAAGGTAAATAAGAGATTTGTCCGCCACCTATGCAACAAATTGTTGTTTGCAAATTGTGTCTTTTCAGAGAAAGACAAACTGAGAACCAATAAAGTGTGTGACACCCCTCTTCACAAACAAGTGTCCTGCCGTCTCCTTTATCGACAAAAAAGTAAAAGGTGAGTTCAGCTCCTCTGAAAGGAAATTTTGCATCCCAACACTAACTATTTGTTTTCAGAGAGTCCGTTTCAAATGAGGAATGCGTAGTGGAGGAGTCACCAATAAAACCTGTAGAAGGTATTTTGTATTTCACTGATGACTTAAAGGctaaaaatgtgaaatttgaTATGCAGTTTTCTTCCCATAGATGTGAGAAGAAGCCCCCGGATAAAGAAATTGGCTAGAAGGCACTCAAGCAACTTTTATCCAAGTTCTCAACTTCGCTCACGCAACTTGGAAAAAGCTCTCTCGTCCTCCCAGATAAACATTCACAACAGAAAATCAAGTTGCTTTGATGTCACAACTGTTCGATCTCCCTTACGGCTTCTCTTTGGAGCAACTGATTCTTCTAGGGGTCCCCGAGCCTCTAATCCGAGTTCCACTGTTAGACACCTGTCAAGTGACTCAAGTGTTTTTGAGGTTTGTATAATTAGGAAAAGGTCTTTCGCATTGTGTTCTGTTCAATTCTTTTTAATGAAACGCCCACTGTTGCGAAATGATAACTCATCTGCTTTTACATTTCACTTGATTTCCACACTTGGTTCTTAAACTCAACATTACTATGATAGAAAAATGAACTGAGTTTGTTGCAAATATCAAAATAAGGGAAGCGCTATGATACAAGCAACAAAATGCTATAAATTTGATTTCCACATAATGGAATTTCCATTTTGAAGTATTGTATTTTATCAATATGATTTAATTTCCATCTCATACAGTAAATCATTTTTCAGTTACCGGTAATTATTATTGCAGTGGTGaggagcgtttttttttttttttttaacacaacctGGATGGAGTGACCAGTAAGATGAGATGCCTCACTAAATGAACAATGTAAGAAGAGACCGATTATGACTTCCAGAAGAGGTGGAAGATTTAAGCGAACCAAAGACAGATAGCGATGTAGTTCAGGAATCAGAAGAAGGCTTGTTTCAATGACTGGTAAATGTATCTGACCATTATACATAACCCTAACTTGCCCATATTTCAGGAAAACATGTTGTAGGATCTGCCATATTGATCAGTGCTGCAGTGACAGAGcatcttttattccttttttttccagaatccAACTGAAACCCCAGTTAAGATATTTGGAAAAGGGAACAAAACACCCAAGACTCGTCGCTCACCAAGAACCCCCAAAGCCTTACCTTTGTCCAGGACACGTTTCTCCCCCGTTGCAAAACGCCATGTTGGTGTCTGCTCCCCTGAGCTTAGAATTTCAGCGAGGGGTAATCCACTCAGATCTCCTGAATGCCAGTTGTTGGAacaaccagaaccagaacagaCATCTGCAAAGAAAAGCCCACTGCAGGATCTTCTTAGGACTGGACCACTTGAAGTACAAATTCCTAAAAAATACAACCCTGTACTGAGAGATATTCCAAGTACACCAAACAGAACAATAGCAGTTGACAAGGTTTACACTGGACGAGTCCCTGTTGAGAACACGGTCGAGAACATTCATCGGTCGTCGGTGCAGACTTTGGGATATGAATGTGAATCTTCTGGCACTAATTCACTGGCCATGTTGCCAAATATAAGTAGTGAATCAGAAAACGCCATTACTTACAGTACTCCACaactttcttctctctgctctccaggaatggagaaAAGTCCTAACAAGTGCAGCAGGCCAGTTACTGAGACCCACGAAACCCCCCAAGAGACTGTCTTAAGGAGCCTCTATTCTTGCCAAGTTAATCTATTGAGACTTTCAGAAGATCAAATTGATATGCATCATCAAGATCTCCATCCTTTGGAGAAAAGCAACGTCATTTCATCCCCCACGCAACAGTCAAGAGCACCCACAGAATACCACCACTTGTCCAAATCGCCCATTAGTGTGAAAATGTCAGCTCTTACTCCAACACACCAGATGATGACACGATCTGGACGAACTCCAAGTAAAAGTACACAGAAGGCATCACCATGTAAGGCTGTGCTTGGTGCACTCGATAAAAGTGCTGTATCTAATGTTTGTCCTCTATCGGAAGAATTGGACAGAGTTGAACAGACCGGGAATGGTGGAAGTGCTGACAGCactaaaatgaatgttttttgttctCCTGATGGAACTGACTCAAAACTCATCGCACTCTCCGGGAATGTACATAAGAGTGCTGATGAAGGACTGGACCCACAGTTACAGACAGAACCTCAGAGTGAAAACATCTCTCAACTGAGCTCCACTACAGACAGTGATGATACAGACATTGTTGGTGCATCTATTGTGAGGACAGAGTTCAATGAGGGTCTCAAGGTCAACATTTGCTTTTCGCGAAAACCCTCAAAGAGTGGAAAACCAGTGTTAGTGGGGACGTCTCCTAAAACAGCACAAGTATATAAATATGGATTTAGGCAAACACCTGACCGCCAACAAAGAGAAGCTGCAGCTCGTTTGGGATATGCCAATGAGATACCATCCCCCTGGAGCTCTTCCCATCGATCTACTGAGAAACCTTGTCAAAAAAAAGGAGTTGCTAGCCAGAAAAATGTGTCCTATAAGGTAGAAATGGAGATGCAGACATCAGGGCTCCCCAAACTAAAGATTAAACGGACAGACTCAGTGGGGGATTGTGTGATGCATGGTGAAAAACGAAGTAATTTAGTTGGCATGAAACCATCTCAAATGGACAGCCCAACCGGTTTCTGCTCGAAGCATAGGGATCTGAGTTATGTCTCACCGTCTCTTTCTATTGTACATACACCTGCTAAAGCCACACCTGGGAAAGGCAGAAGTGTGCAGAGCTACATTTGCCAATCTTGCACTCCAACACGTCATCATGTAGGGACCACCTCTCCAATTGGGTTTGCAGATGTCATTCCCATGACCCCATCACCAAAGAGTATTGGCAAGTTAACCCCTGACCACCTCAACAGCTGGCCGCGCAGGAAAAGAGTCCAGGTTGGTTTACTTGCAGGAAAGGATCGCTACACTAAGGGCGAGCCAGTGTTGGAGGAGCTCTTAGAGGAGGCTGACCTGGGAGTGAGCAGATTGCAAGAATCAGAAGGCTCTCCCATCTGCACTGATGTGTCCTCAATTGTGTCTTTAAAAAACACTCCTCCAGTGGAGTTGGACTATCCACAAAAGTTGAGAGAGAAGACTGATCATCAAAAGGCAGAGGAGTGCATGATGGATGCAGATGTCATTCTAGGTATGTTACTGTttctataattattattttagtttttttacaAACCACATAGCACTGAaagcaaaaatcctgattgcATTATGTCATGTTTTCTTGGAACCTGTCACCGTTTGTAATTACTAACTGCAATTATGGTAATGGCACAATTAATGGTAAGCAATGGAAACAGCCCTGGATCTAAAAGTGACAGGTATTTCAATGTTATGTGCTCATGGCCACCATATGGTCGCTTTGAAACATTTTCTCTTGTACAATTCTTTTCAGTAAACACTTGAGACGGTACTTTGGAAATCAACTATGTGAGACAACATAACTTTTTTTGCCTCTTGGAACATTTTGGAACGATATCACATCTGAACCACATCCCTTAATTTCGGGCAGTATAAGTTGTGTGCAGATATATGTTGAGGAAAAGAAGGTGATCGACATGTTCGGGAGTCAAAGCAGGATCGCTGAGACAGCACAACTAATGTGTGGTAATGAGGGAGTATGGAGCAGGGTTGTGTTCCCTCCATGCGAGTCTGTCTCCAGTCAGTAGGGAATGATTTAGTGTTTACTAGTGCTTATATAAAGTCAGGGACGGCTCAGTTCCGGTTGTGCATGACATCAGAGGACTGCAACTCCCGAGTCAACTTTTAATCTACATATATCCTCAATTACAAATGACTCTCATACATCTATGAGTTGTCTTGGTAACCCAGTATGGGTTACAGACTCATTAATAACTGCAAAGCTGTCGGTGGCACTGTATGTCTGTTGAGGCGACGTCACAGACGCGCGTTGGATAGTTTGagtcttttgtgtgtttttagcaTATCTGGTACGCAAAAGACGTATTGTGACTTTGTAAAAGGCGCCTATCGTTCATGAAAATCATTTTCTTAATTCCGCGTTAAAATAAATGCCATTTTACTTAGGATGATAGCAGTGATCACTTGTTTAATTTTTTCCAGCATCAACACCTGTCTCGAAGAAGAGGAAATGTGTTACGTCAAGTGGGATTTTAGCCCTCACTCAGTCTCCATTATTATTCACGGGAACGAAGGACACTGCAAGCAAAAGAAATAAAGATGTCCACGGTCAGTTTTAATCCAGCCTGCATATATGTGCttaaatgtatgttttgatAAAATGTGAGCATATTTCTGCTTGACTGGAATTCTTGAAACTAGCTTATAAATGTTGACCCTTTATGGTAAGTGGCTCTTATTTACAAAGTACTTTCCTTTAGAGCGGTACAGAtcaattttaaaatgacacCGATCTGGGAATTTACAAATTTACGATGTGGTGATGATCAGCCGATTGAACAaccctttttttcctctgtctttttttataatataaaatGCAATCCATGTTCATAGCTCAGTAATGTTATTACGCTTTACAATTTTACATCACAATGttgaaatgacaaaacacaaaGGCCTTCTCTCGGAAACTCACACTACTTGTTGTTAGGCTGCAGACCCACTGCTACATGTTCATGTGCCAGCTACCTACAATGGTCATTTGGCAATGCTTCTCTGTCAAACACCGAAAACCTTGAACAACACAAGTGTTATTTTTTGGCAGCCATTTCAGCGTTAGTCTTAGTTCTAGTGTTTTGAgcgaaaatacttttttattccACACATGCTTTTGCCCAGAATGTTGTgggcattatttatttttttgcccgCATAAGCAGCTGTACgaacgtccatccatccattcatcctttcATCCTCATatgcttatccgttgccgggtaaGAGGGGCGGCAGCTTCAAAAGGTTTTGCCGAAATCCCTTCTctcgggcaacatccaccactgggggatcctgagacacTCCcaagccagtgaagagatataatccctccacctggtcctgggttgacccctcagtctcctcccagccggccgtgcctgaaacacttcCAAAGAGAGGCGTCCAGcaggcatcctcatgagattcGTAAACCACCtcaccctcctagctaaaagcctgatggcTATGGATGTTCAAGTGTAACAACATctgctcaaaataaatcaacaatcTGTTGGCTGGAATAATGAAAAGGAAATCTCTTACACTGATTATGCATTACAACAGTGTTCAGAATATAATTGCCTTATCAATGCATTTGATCATTTGCTTATTAACCATGCAGTGCCGCACATTGAACACTGGACATGCATCTCAACtattgagtttttgttttttcatttgtgctgaCGGCCTTTAGACACAACATCACCAGATAGAATTACACGCATAAGCAACTGTACGAACAAACACTTGGCTGGAACTCATCAAATCAACAGTGtgaactgttgagtttcttgtgtTAAATGTACAATTAAAGCTACAATCATAAACTCTAGCACGTTCTACTTTGCTGTCGGAATTCCCACAGCGCTGCAGTCCACATCGTAATGTTAAAGTTGCTCCTTTACTGTAAAATGCAAACAATGTCTACACATAGTGTTTTATGATGACATTTTCCCAGATTTGTCAGACCTGTAAAAACCTGTGATGCACTGAATCCACAAAGGTGAATGTTGCGTGGGAACCATGTAGTAGGTAACGGTTGCTGTCATGAGCAAGTACTTGTACAGTGAAAGTACAGTAAAATAGGTGTGAGTATCTATGCTGCTGTCTGGATTAGGACATCCCTAATTTTAAAGATAATGAGCACATTTCTGTTGAAAAAGAGACTTGAGATGGATGACATTGCATGGATTGAAGTGGCTTCTTCCAGGTTTTGAAGATTTTATGCTCCTTGTGTCACAATTGAGACCCATGTGCTTCTCATGTGTTTTCTCCATGTTAAAGGTGAAGCAACAATAAAGAGTCAACAGTTAATGGACAGAAATCTCTCTCCCATGCAACTGCCTGATGGATGTCCTCGCTCAAGAAAGACTTTCAGCAGGAAGAGACTGATCCACTAACTTTAATGGGAACATCAGAATCTGGTCGAGGTGTTAGTAAACATCTGGTTCTCTCTGGTTCTCTGCTGACATATCCTGTTTACGTTGACCCAGCATCTGCTTGCATACTCTGGCTCATTTCATTTCTTAGGAAAAATTTCTGAAGCTGGTCTGGGTGAGCTGGTTATGTTAGAATGCATCCCTTTTAATTTCGTTATCATATCAATCGTCTTTATTAATGTacttacttttttgttttgcatttgctCACATGGCTGATTTATATTTGTAAATTGTGGCTACAGTCtttttgaataaatataaatttatgATTCATTAATTCAAGAAGTTTTTATCTACTGTTTTATAACTTGGTGAATTGATTAGCATCATCATTACTGTGGCTCTGCAGCTCTACGGCAATTTACATCGGTATGAACTTGATTATACACACTGTGTCATCATATTCATTCTCCGCAGCTATTCTCCAAACATTGTCTTTATAATCgttgattttattgtagtcaTGTGTTTTTTCGTAAAGGTGCTGGGATATGAACACAATCAAGCTCTCCGgcatgttgaatgtttttgtaTGTGACGTGTCAAAAACAAGCGTGTCGATTGGTGTGCTAGCCCATAGCAGAACTTTAAAAATTAACCTCACACCGATAAACTAAATACCACAATTTCACTCAGTGAAATAACATTGCTGCTTTACAACATGGCATTGAAAACGGCAAATAAATCCATAAATTATGTACAAAATATTTGCATGAAATGTACGTTTCTGGTGTGCAAGGACTTTCAGTTGAATGGCTGATGAGATCTGGTCCCAGTTGAGACAAATGTCCACGTGGTTTTCGGCGGTGAGCTTGGTCTACACTGTCCCAAGGCTGTGAGCAAAAAGAGGATTCCTAGTCTTTGGAGAACTTGGAGCATAGACTAGTAGTTCAAGTTTAGTCAACTAGCCAAACTGGTACAGTAACATGAAAGTCACAAGTGTAATGAGTGAAAGATGAATGAACCCTCCATGATGCCTTCAATAACTTCCCACATTAGATAGGTTTCAGGTATTTCACCAGATTCCCCTTCTCCCTCAAGGCTAATGCATTATTAATGTCTCAGTATTTGCATATCTTGTATCCTCACTCACTTCTCTTCTCTCATATTGCCTCTGGAAAACAATGGTGGAGAGCAATAAGGGACTGATCATACACCGATGCTGAAAGAGCAAACTAGTCCAGTCGACCTTGCTCAATGCACACATACTTGTCTAAGCAAGTAAATCATAGAGCCCACCTATTCTAGGgtggcaaaaatatataacGGTACAGTTTGCGAAACCATGTGTGCAGTTAGagaatattatttatatatttatgaatcTGTATTGTTTTGCAGCACAGTATACTTGGATTTATATTTTTCCCCACCCTATTCTACTACCCAAAATACAGCCATTAACGCTATCAGCAAGCCACAAGATATAAGGCTTCAacaatactaaaaaaaaagagctaaCATAAGTTGGCTAACTAACTCAGCAAATGTGTCGAGAGAACGATTGACAATTCTGGGCATTTGCAATTGCATCATGTGACAAAagttcattcaaaaataaataatatcttGGGATGGACCAATAATTTGGCTTTGCAGCAGAAATCAATGGGCATTCAGCTACAACAGTTGGAGTGACTGAAAAACATACTCGAATAGCGGCATGTAATAATCAAACAACATACAGAGTAGGGGTAAATGATGTGATTTTGAtttcacttcaaaacaacagCGCAATGTAATAAAGTCTAGACTTGGGTGCATCCAGCAGAGCCccacctgaggatctgagggtcctggcttGCTCGTAGTCTCGGGTCTACAAAGTAGTTGAGGGCCAGGCCAATCCAGGCTTTGAAAGTTATCAGTAAAATCTTGTGGTGCTAGGAAACAGATTATCATTTAACTGTTGTACATTCCTAATGAGACGTATCAAATTATTCTCCAACATATTCCACCTTTTGTGGGTCTCTAAGCCCACGCTCCAAAACATAGCAAGCGTTCTTGGTGTTAATTATGTTGCTGAGCTTGCATATAGGAAAATGTTAACTGAGTGATTAT
It contains:
- the ticrr gene encoding treslin — protein: MMAPHNLVFVIDVDGDAQASSDQLDLKHRLLKRGILHILLHFGVRFGFDKVRWGYKFFQSKTNRNGSVRQRGADFKELRYKLFEDFEMELDAMLDVRGRSCSSSRTQSASVQKVLKEVVLDFPWDLPDITSPTKLSLRPRRPGRVGNIIVHDEALNSGKNLVFIVSECPRSWSQLVNYLSFESPHDREADVSQLLIAKNIHDIMIQKQVVLHWVDSTSYQLLPTCEDNLGVSKLAQVLAQVNGKVIPMPSLLNLCNPRLHQCRSETFSFCSSAGYLLSSEQQHRVAFPVNSCVLRFSRDNVPVSCAIVAEPLIRVKSLLTKLVEVCLKGILLGWHPSSVVQTATESWLLHCSNRKTPSAIALQDLLMELSNHSLYMFAEVTNGGMVLSGVLSPLSRSTALLTALGPEIILYEQIPITDFIPVASERVTTESPEVPSNALEVLFGNIDHGNVNEYQSEHQIPEWADNEINDCSRTLESLESWFLHSDLSGVTMNLMESMRLIHAIEDQRKMESSFQQELTCDLGELYLAPENADMRRGTKRCTHRTPVKQKMKTMSRSLQMLNVARLNAKAQKNQLEPKLPTNRKGPSKFERKREPNKSGGDGVVSFTSEEYFLAHLQSSYERIVVEMQTPLPICVQQLLSDVKSFLETNSDLQVTHLQLVQKHLLKSSKSVRQLYPAAEDVERKVRECQVQAWLRLELCTPLFAEQDVSLDFDEVAEEVADILRIISLSKDPISLEEFLQDVLLPGFLTSAPKVLASVYDSLGTQLPEVLAAVLPADFFSDDSVSKDITSPAASAPPLSTQSSDCLLDLRKRSTDKRRSGMLTRHRSTTESCQRMRQIEIAKKAKVVVLNLEKPMVEPQTQATEVTKVRRNLFNQESSSLSKVTKLQRSSSVSAVEGLKRKRSNEEKDKLRTNKVCDTPLHKQVSCRLLYRQKSKRESVSNEECVVEESPIKPVEDVRRSPRIKKLARRHSSNFYPSSQLRSRNLEKALSSSQINIHNRKSSCFDVTTVRSPLRLLFGATDSSRGPRASNPSSTVRHLSSDSSVFENPTETPVKIFGKGNKTPKTRRSPRTPKALPLSRTRFSPVAKRHVGVCSPELRISARGNPLRSPECQLLEQPEPEQTSAKKSPLQDLLRTGPLEVQIPKKYNPVLRDIPSTPNRTIAVDKVYTGRVPVENTVENIHRSSVQTLGYECESSGTNSLAMLPNISSESENAITYSTPQLSSLCSPGMEKSPNKCSRPVTETHETPQETVLRSLYSCQVNLLRLSEDQIDMHHQDLHPLEKSNVISSPTQQSRAPTEYHHLSKSPISVKMSALTPTHQMMTRSGRTPSKSTQKASPCKAVLGALDKSAVSNVCPLSEELDRVEQTGNGGSADSTKMNVFCSPDGTDSKLIALSGNVHKSADEGLDPQLQTEPQSENISQLSSTTDSDDTDIVGASIVRTEFNEGLKVNICFSRKPSKSGKPVLVGTSPKTAQVYKYGFRQTPDRQQREAAARLGYANEIPSPWSSSHRSTEKPCQKKGVASQKNVSYKVEMEMQTSGLPKLKIKRTDSVGDCVMHGEKRSNLVGMKPSQMDSPTGFCSKHRDLSYVSPSLSIVHTPAKATPGKGRSVQSYICQSCTPTRHHVGTTSPIGFADVIPMTPSPKSIGKLTPDHLNSWPRRKRVQVGLLAGKDRYTKGEPVLEELLEEADLGVSRLQESEGSPICTDVSSIVSLKNTPPVELDYPQKLREKTDHQKAEECMMDADVILASTPVSKKRKCVTSSGILALTQSPLLFTGTKDTASKRNKDVHGEATIKSQQLMDRNLSPMQLPDGCPRSRKTFSRKRLIH